The Spiroplasma clarkii genome has a window encoding:
- a CDS encoding lipoprotein — MKKLLGLLAATGLVASTSSVVVACGEEQDTTITKDSIIAATAQVKDLDDLEAVNAALAKIEIEGLESLTAVLKGEPTTDVVVTISLVEGYALDEENDTFEIENAIDSKIVSKDMIIAKVEVLEISRDLDEVNEKLGSITHKGLESLTAVLKADSTTDVVVTISLVEDYTLNEGIDTFEVENAIILFVDSEELETTIKDGETEFESFSAARVYFSDLASNFDSVKTILLTEDSEKYTIKITLNDYSEFIDIEDVKNHSFEIALTINSVTIIHADLQSWLITELKGYELTSVEEVEAKLNEILGENSTITSPPEFHLNKVDDFSLSIHPQVPNLVQLELIFADGYVKNTPSPLALQGVFTSSTNK, encoded by the coding sequence ATGAAAAAATTATTAGGGCTGTTAGCTGCTACTGGGTTAGTGGCATCAACCTCAAGTGTTGTTGTGGCATGTGGGGAAGAACAAGATACAACAATTACAAAAGATTCAATTATTGCTGCAACTGCACAAGTTAAAGATCTTGATGATCTAGAAGCAGTAAATGCAGCATTAGCTAAGATTGAAATTGAGGGGTTAGAAAGTCTAACTGCTGTTTTAAAAGGTGAACCTACCACAGATGTAGTTGTAACAATTTCACTAGTTGAAGGCTATGCTCTTGATGAAGAAAATGATACTTTTGAGATAGAAAATGCAATTGACAGTAAAATTGTTTCAAAAGATATGATCATTGCAAAAGTAGAAGTACTTGAAATATCAAGAGACTTAGATGAAGTTAATGAGAAATTAGGTTCAATAACACATAAAGGGTTAGAAAGTCTAACTGCTGTTTTAAAAGCTGATTCTACCACAGATGTAGTTGTAACAATTTCATTAGTTGAAGATTACACTCTTAATGAAGGAATTGATACTTTTGAGGTAGAAAATGCAATTATTTTATTTGTTGATAGTGAAGAATTGGAAACAACAATTAAAGATGGTGAAACTGAATTTGAAAGTTTCAGTGCAGCCAGAGTTTATTTTTCAGATTTAGCATCGAATTTTGATTCAGTAAAAACTATATTATTAACAGAAGATAGTGAAAAGTATACAATTAAAATCACTTTAAATGATTATAGTGAATTTATTGATATAGAAGATGTAAAAAACCATTCATTTGAAATTGCTCTTACAATTAATTCAGTGACAATTATACATGCAGACCTGCAGAGTTGACTTATTACAGAACTTAAAGGATATGAACTAACAAGTGTTGAAGAAGTTGAAGCAAAACTAAATGAAATTTTAGGAGAAAATTCAACAATAACTTCACCACCTGAATTTCATTTAAACAAAGTGGATGACTTTTCACTTTCAATTCATCCACAGGTTCCTAATTTAGTTCAGCTGGAGTTAATTTTTGCTGATGGTTATGTAAAGAATACACCTTCACCACTTGCATTACAAGGTGTATTCACTAGTTCAACTAATAAGTAA
- the pyk gene encoding pyruvate kinase, which translates to MKIYNLKDKVKRTKLITTIGPSVHSKEAIKELFDKGMTTVRLNFSHADFEEHGARFTWVKELREEIKKPISILLDTKGPEIRVGKMKDGKQEIKAGTEVKVYTNPADFASRECGADELQMSYDMSQDVKVGDTVLVDDGKLTMYVTNVKPGLVLCKAFNTNLVKTNKRVNLPGVDFTLPFLAEKDYNDIKFGIKEGIDYIAVSFVNSADNVNEIRKILKENNAEHIQIISKIESQIGIDNIDSIIDASDGIMVARGDLGLEIPYFEVPYWEKQIIRKCREKGKQVIVATQMLESMTDNPQPTRAEVTDVYYATELGSDATMLSGESANGEYPFITTETMSTINKRAEIEFYGKLYYEKQLEIARKTTSGKRANIADLLATSTKDGKYEYAVVASRTGELLKTISKFRPNVTILGVSADPKLWTSFGIWHSIFMNRVTDFDKFLGDEKAICEVAKSWGAKKGDKILFVRNEEIKEITII; encoded by the coding sequence ATGAAGATTTATAACTTAAAAGACAAAGTGAAAAGAACCAAATTAATCACAACAATTGGTCCTTCAGTGCACTCAAAAGAGGCAATTAAAGAACTATTTGATAAAGGAATGACAACAGTTAGATTAAACTTTTCTCATGCAGATTTTGAAGAACATGGAGCAAGATTTACTTGAGTAAAAGAACTTAGAGAAGAAATCAAAAAACCAATTTCAATTCTATTAGATACAAAAGGTCCTGAAATTAGAGTTGGAAAAATGAAAGATGGTAAACAAGAAATTAAAGCAGGAACAGAAGTAAAGGTTTACACAAATCCAGCTGACTTTGCTAGCAGAGAATGTGGAGCAGATGAACTACAAATGTCATATGACATGTCTCAAGACGTTAAAGTTGGGGACACTGTTTTAGTTGATGATGGAAAACTAACTATGTATGTTACAAATGTTAAACCAGGGTTAGTTTTATGTAAAGCTTTTAACACTAATTTAGTAAAAACTAATAAACGTGTTAACTTACCTGGAGTTGATTTTACTCTACCTTTCTTAGCAGAAAAAGACTACAACGATATTAAATTTGGAATTAAAGAAGGTATTGATTACATTGCAGTTTCATTTGTTAACTCAGCTGACAATGTTAATGAAATTAGAAAAATTTTAAAAGAAAACAATGCTGAGCACATCCAAATTATTTCAAAAATTGAATCTCAAATTGGGATTGATAACATTGATTCAATTATTGATGCTTCAGATGGAATTATGGTAGCTCGTGGAGACTTAGGGTTAGAAATCCCTTACTTTGAAGTACCTTACTGAGAAAAACAAATTATTAGAAAATGTCGTGAAAAAGGTAAACAAGTAATTGTAGCAACCCAAATGCTAGAATCAATGACAGACAACCCCCAACCAACTCGTGCCGAAGTAACTGATGTGTATTATGCCACAGAATTGGGAAGTGATGCTACAATGTTAAGTGGAGAATCAGCAAATGGTGAATACCCATTTATCACTACTGAAACTATGTCAACAATTAACAAACGTGCTGAAATTGAATTTTATGGTAAATTATACTATGAAAAACAACTAGAAATTGCTCGTAAAACTACAAGTGGTAAAAGAGCTAATATTGCAGATTTACTTGCTACTTCAACAAAAGATGGTAAATATGAATATGCAGTGGTAGCTTCAAGAACTGGAGAACTGTTAAAAACTATTTCAAAATTTAGACCAAATGTTACTATTTTAGGAGTAAGTGCAGATCCAAAATTATGAACAAGTTTTGGGATTTGACACTCAATCTTTATGAATAGAGTTACTGATTTTGATAAATTCCTTGGAGATGAAAAAGCAATTTGTGAAGTTGCTAAATCATGAGGAGCTAAAAAAGGTGACAAAATTTTATTTGTGAGAAATGAAGAAATCAAAGAAATCACAATTATTTAA
- the pyk gene encoding pyruvate kinase, with protein MEKKQFEFYEPSELEQKIKRTKIITTIGPSTNSKEAIRKLYESGMNVVRLNFSHGSQEEHLTKIDFTKELREELKKPISIMSDTKGPEIRIGKMFDGSQKIQAGAEIKIFTTPNDYTNRECREGELTVSYDMSVDLKPGNVVLVDDGKLTLNVSNVESGLIICRAFNSHVVKTNKRVNLPGVDFSLPFLSEKDISDIRFGAKVKVDYIAASFVNTAQNVLDIKKILDEEKASHIQVISKIESKIGLLNIAEIIDVSDGIMIARGDLGLEIPYYEVPYWEKQIIRKCREKGKLVIVATQMLESMTDNPQPTRAEVTDVYYATELGSDATMLSGESAAGIYPYITTATMATINKRAEVSFYGKVYYDRALEMARQNSSGKRAEIADELANVTRNGKYEYALVASRTGELLKTISKFRPNVTILGVCEDEKLWTAFGSWHSIFMDRTQKIDAVWGDQQLAAEIARSWGAKKGEEILMVKNDEIKVIKV; from the coding sequence ATGGAAAAGAAACAATTTGAATTTTATGAACCAAGTGAATTGGAACAAAAAATTAAAAGAACAAAGATTATTACCACAATTGGACCAAGTACAAATTCAAAAGAAGCAATTAGAAAATTATATGAATCAGGAATGAATGTTGTACGTTTAAACTTTTCACACGGTTCTCAAGAAGAACATTTAACAAAAATTGATTTTACAAAAGAATTAAGAGAAGAACTAAAAAAACCAATTTCAATTATGTCGGATACAAAAGGTCCAGAAATTAGAATTGGAAAAATGTTTGATGGTTCTCAAAAAATCCAAGCCGGAGCTGAAATCAAAATCTTTACCACTCCAAATGATTATACCAATCGTGAATGTAGGGAGGGTGAATTAACTGTTTCTTATGACATGAGTGTTGACTTAAAACCAGGAAATGTTGTTTTAGTTGATGATGGTAAACTTACTTTAAATGTCTCTAATGTTGAAAGTGGTTTAATTATTTGTCGTGCCTTTAACAGTCATGTGGTTAAAACAAACAAAAGAGTTAACTTACCAGGAGTCGACTTTTCATTACCATTCTTGAGTGAAAAAGACATCTCAGACATTCGTTTTGGGGCCAAAGTTAAAGTTGACTATATTGCAGCTTCATTTGTAAACACTGCACAAAATGTTTTAGATATTAAAAAAATTTTAGATGAGGAAAAAGCAAGCCATATTCAAGTTATTTCAAAAATTGAATCAAAAATTGGTTTACTAAATATTGCTGAAATTATTGATGTTTCAGATGGAATTATGATTGCTCGAGGAGATTTAGGGTTAGAAATTCCATATTACGAAGTACCTTATTGAGAAAAACAAATTATTAGAAAATGTCGTGAAAAAGGTAAACTAGTAATTGTAGCAACCCAAATGCTAGAATCAATGACAGATAACCCGCAACCAACTCGTGCTGAAGTAACTGATGTGTATTATGCTACAGAATTGGGAAGTGATGCTACAATGTTAAGTGGAGAATCAGCAGCTGGAATTTACCCATATATTACAACTGCTACAATGGCCACTATTAACAAAAGAGCAGAAGTAAGTTTTTATGGAAAAGTTTATTATGATCGTGCCTTAGAAATGGCTCGCCAAAACTCTTCAGGTAAAAGAGCAGAAATTGCTGATGAACTAGCCAATGTAACCAGAAATGGAAAATATGAGTATGCACTTGTTGCTTCAAGAACTGGAGAATTGTTAAAAACTATTTCAAAATTCAGACCAAATGTTACTATTTTGGGAGTTTGTGAAGATGAAAAATTGTGAACCGCATTTGGTTCATGACATTCGATCTTTATGGATCGTACCCAAAAAATTGATGCAGTTTGAGGTGATCAACAACTAGCTGCTGAAATTGCTCGCTCATGAGGAGCTAAAAAAGGCGAAGAAATTTTAATGGTTAAAAATGATGAAATTAAAGTTATTAAAGTTTAG
- the pfkA gene encoding 6-phosphofructokinase: protein MIKKIGVLTSGGDAPGMNAAVAAVIKAAISKGITPYVIREGYKGLVNNWIEEVNIKFASEIMARGGTVIGSARFVEFKDEKVRQVGVDNLKKLGIEALVVIGGDGSYQGAEKLTKMGINCIGLPGTIDNDIVSSDYTIGFDTALNTVVRSIDAIRDTMNSHNRCAVVEIMGNGCGDLTLYAATATGAEVFSTSESLLSEEEIAQEVKRLAEAGKRSVIVAIAEKIYPSAHELAKKIEAASGYVTRATVLGHVQRGGTPSAMDRYLAVTAGMFAVEQIIAGKGGLYIGMSENKLVARDIDSTLNTPRVDKTKEYLALRAINKA from the coding sequence ATGATTAAAAAAATTGGAGTCTTGACTTCTGGGGGAGATGCACCTGGAATGAACGCTGCAGTAGCTGCTGTAATTAAAGCAGCTATCTCAAAAGGAATTACACCATATGTAATTCGTGAAGGATACAAGGGATTAGTTAACAACTGAATTGAAGAAGTTAACATTAAATTTGCATCTGAAATTATGGCACGGGGAGGGACAGTAATTGGATCTGCTCGTTTTGTTGAATTTAAAGATGAAAAGGTTCGCCAAGTTGGTGTTGATAACTTAAAAAAACTAGGTATTGAAGCACTAGTAGTTATTGGTGGAGATGGCAGTTACCAAGGAGCTGAAAAACTAACCAAAATGGGAATCAACTGTATTGGTTTACCAGGAACCATTGACAACGACATAGTTTCATCAGATTATACAATTGGTTTTGATACTGCACTAAATACTGTGGTACGCTCAATTGATGCAATTAGAGACACAATGAACTCACACAACCGTTGTGCAGTAGTAGAAATTATGGGAAATGGTTGCGGAGACTTAACTCTTTATGCAGCAACAGCCACTGGGGCTGAGGTATTTTCTACTAGTGAAAGTTTATTATCAGAAGAAGAAATTGCACAAGAAGTTAAACGTTTAGCAGAAGCTGGCAAGAGAAGTGTAATTGTAGCAATTGCTGAAAAAATTTATCCAAGTGCTCATGAATTGGCTAAGAAAATTGAAGCAGCTTCAGGTTATGTGACTAGAGCTACAGTTTTAGGTCATGTCCAAAGAGGAGGGACCCCATCAGCTATGGATCGCTATTTAGCAGTTACTGCTGGAATGTTTGCAGTAGAACAAATCATTGCAGGTAAAGGTGGTCTTTACATTGGAATGAGTGAAAACAAATTAGTAGCACGTGATATCGATTCAACTTTAAATACACCAAGAGTAGATAAAACTAAAGAATATCTAGCACTTAGAGCTATTAATAAAGCTTAA
- the hpt gene encoding hypoxanthine phosphoribosyltransferase, with product MNKHPLVKEILHNETEIDKRSKELAEEISEYYRGQEVKENAVVLIGLLKGCIPFMANFLKYMTYECMTEYMVVSSYLGGTKQSEEPKINLDLDISVKGRSILIVEDIIDSGNTLDYVKKYLLFKGARDVKVVTLLDKPEGRQVPIEADWYGFSVKNEFLIGFGLDYQERLRNLPYVAVCDTSKLKDWKW from the coding sequence ATGAACAAACACCCACTTGTAAAAGAAATTTTACACAATGAAACAGAAATTGATAAAAGAAGTAAAGAACTTGCTGAAGAAATTTCAGAATACTATCGTGGTCAAGAAGTTAAAGAAAACGCAGTGGTTTTAATTGGACTTCTAAAAGGTTGCATTCCTTTTATGGCAAATTTTTTAAAGTACATGACTTATGAATGTATGACTGAATATATGGTGGTTTCATCATATTTGGGAGGAACCAAACAATCTGAAGAACCAAAAATTAATTTGGATTTAGATATCTCAGTTAAAGGAAGAAGCATCTTAATTGTTGAAGATATTATTGATTCAGGTAACACCCTAGATTATGTAAAAAAATATTTATTATTTAAAGGTGCTAGAGATGTTAAAGTAGTCACTTTATTAGATAAACCAGAAGGTAGACAAGTTCCAATTGAAGCAGACTGATATGGATTTTCAGTTAAAAATGAATTTTTAATTGGTTTTGGTTTAGATTACCAAGAACGCTTGCGTAATCTACCATATGTTGCAGTTTGTGATACTTCAAAATTAAAAGACTGAAAATGATAG
- the ruvX gene encoding Holliday junction resolvase RuvX — protein MAKFIGLDVGSKTIGIAVSEGYFAKTHSTINFTENNFLEASEKFNEFLKNNSYKKIIVGYPKNMDGSIGHRVKMVEEFLTQLYEICQVSTEKVVKIDERLTTRFARAILIEANLSRKKQKANKDQLAAQLILETFLQQNK, from the coding sequence ATGGCTAAATTCATTGGACTAGATGTTGGGAGCAAGACTATTGGGATTGCAGTTAGTGAGGGGTATTTTGCCAAAACTCACTCGACCATAAATTTTACAGAGAACAATTTTCTTGAAGCTTCTGAAAAATTTAATGAATTTTTAAAAAATAATAGTTATAAAAAAATAATAGTTGGATATCCAAAAAATATGGATGGTTCAATTGGTCATAGAGTAAAAATGGTTGAAGAGTTTTTAACTCAACTCTATGAAATTTGCCAAGTTTCAACTGAAAAGGTGGTAAAAATTGATGAGCGCTTAACAACAAGATTTGCACGAGCAATCTTGATTGAAGCAAATTTAAGTCGTAAAAAACAAAAAGCAAATAAAGATCAATTGGCAGCACAATTGATTTTAGAAACATTTTTACAACAAAACAAGTAA
- a CDS encoding phosphatase PAP2 family protein, whose translation MIFKQRKNNLIFWIIFGVGFTCIFTLAIVFDLAISKFIVAKEINHSTSVLNEIFAIYGSYIVAVPIYVGLLALIKLAFSKQTDLARGLKITIIIFYNLVFLGASVYLTIDRVWFYKAVTDFLTELIAAITMYLVTIITIILTSLTLFTSKIIKQPLDEVRLLEKTLFCLTFVILSLATIGLCKIVFGRPRPLQVFNEGYDFKYTFQINFSTKRGTSFPSGHTMGSISCFGLMFYLKKDTKKQKIYFLTLQIIIGVLATITGLSRLLYLRHFLSDVLFATLICSLYVIFTKSIVRKIFYQVKTNKRLKEVENG comes from the coding sequence ATGATTTTCAAACAACGCAAAAACAATTTAATATTTTGAATTATTTTTGGAGTGGGCTTTACATGCATTTTTACCTTAGCAATTGTTTTTGATTTAGCTATTTCAAAGTTCATAGTTGCAAAAGAAATTAATCATAGCACTAGTGTCTTAAATGAAATTTTTGCAATTTATGGGAGTTATATTGTTGCTGTGCCAATTTATGTTGGTTTATTAGCCTTAATAAAACTTGCTTTTAGCAAACAAACAGATCTTGCCAGAGGTTTAAAAATTACTATTATTATCTTTTATAACCTGGTTTTCTTGGGGGCATCAGTTTATTTAACAATTGACAGAGTTTGGTTTTATAAAGCAGTTACTGATTTTTTAACTGAACTAATTGCTGCAATCACTATGTATTTAGTGACAATAATCACAATCATTCTCACAAGCTTAACTTTATTTACTAGTAAAATAATTAAACAACCTTTGGATGAAGTTCGTTTACTAGAAAAAACCTTATTTTGTTTAACATTTGTTATTCTCTCACTTGCAACCATTGGTTTATGTAAGATAGTTTTTGGAAGACCAAGACCATTACAAGTATTTAATGAGGGCTATGACTTTAAATATACTTTTCAAATTAATTTTAGTACAAAGCGAGGTACTAGTTTTCCATCTGGACATACAATGGGATCAATTTCTTGCTTTGGCTTGATGTTTTATTTAAAAAAAGACACCAAAAAACAAAAAATTTACTTTCTAACATTACAAATCATTATTGGAGTACTTGCAACCATTACGGGGTTGTCGCGCCTTTTGTATTTAAGACATTTTTTATCAGATGTGTTATTTGCAACTTTGATTTGTAGTTTATATGTTATATTCACAAAATCAATTGTAAGAAAAATCTTTTATCAAGTAAAGACCAATAAAAGATTAAAAGAGGTAGAGAATGGCTAA
- the eno gene encoding phosphopyruvate hydratase, giving the protein MSKIINVVAREVLDSRGFPTVQVEVQTEFGGFGSAKVPSGASTGSREALELRDGDKKRFNGKGVLKAVANVNEKLAPEVIGMEVTEQVAIDTLMCKLDGDDFKKNLGANAILGVSLAVAKAAANELELPLYRYIGGTNSRRLPVPMLNVINGGEHADSAIDFQEFMIMPVGAPSFSEALRWASETFQALKKLLHDKHDITAVGDEGGFAPHFNWAYKEQTLEAFKAKSPAEIALDLMVEAIKNAGYKPGKDGIMIAMDCANSELYKNGKYNFKKIEAITGKEFSMSTDEMVKYLDKLVDTYPIISIEDGLAESDWDGFQNQVKTMGHKIQIVGDDLFVTNPKITAEGIEKKAANSVLIKLNQIGTLTETIETIQMAQKAGWTAVVSHRSGETEDTTIADLAVALNTGQIKTGSMSRSDRISKYNRLIEIEAELGVAAIYDGLKSFYNLKK; this is encoded by the coding sequence ATGTCAAAAATTATTAACGTTGTTGCACGTGAAGTGTTAGATTCACGTGGTTTCCCAACAGTTCAAGTAGAAGTACAAACTGAATTTGGTGGGTTTGGATCAGCAAAAGTTCCTTCAGGAGCATCAACTGGTTCAAGAGAAGCATTAGAACTTAGAGACGGTGACAAAAAAAGATTTAATGGTAAAGGTGTTTTAAAAGCCGTTGCTAATGTAAATGAAAAACTTGCACCAGAAGTAATTGGAATGGAAGTTACTGAACAAGTTGCTATTGATACATTAATGTGTAAATTAGATGGTGATGATTTCAAAAAAAACCTAGGAGCAAATGCTATTTTAGGAGTTTCACTTGCAGTTGCAAAAGCAGCAGCAAATGAATTAGAATTACCATTATACAGATATATTGGTGGAACAAACTCAAGAAGATTACCTGTACCAATGCTAAACGTAATTAATGGAGGAGAACATGCAGATAGTGCAATTGACTTCCAAGAATTTATGATTATGCCTGTTGGAGCACCAAGTTTTTCAGAAGCTTTAAGATGAGCATCAGAAACTTTCCAAGCCTTGAAAAAATTATTACATGATAAACATGATATTACTGCAGTTGGAGATGAAGGTGGATTTGCTCCTCACTTTAACTGAGCTTACAAAGAACAAACATTAGAAGCTTTCAAAGCAAAATCACCAGCAGAAATAGCTTTAGATTTAATGGTTGAAGCTATTAAAAATGCAGGTTACAAACCAGGTAAAGATGGAATTATGATTGCAATGGATTGTGCCAACTCAGAATTATACAAAAATGGTAAATACAACTTCAAAAAAATTGAAGCAATTACTGGTAAAGAATTTTCAATGTCAACTGATGAAATGGTTAAATACTTAGATAAATTAGTTGATACATACCCAATTATTTCAATTGAAGATGGATTAGCAGAATCTGATTGAGATGGATTCCAAAACCAAGTAAAAACAATGGGACACAAAATCCAAATTGTTGGAGATGACTTATTCGTGACAAATCCAAAAATTACAGCAGAAGGTATTGAGAAAAAAGCTGCCAACTCAGTGTTAATTAAATTAAACCAAATTGGTACTCTTACTGAAACTATTGAAACAATTCAAATGGCTCAAAAAGCTGGTTGAACTGCAGTTGTTTCACACCGTTCAGGTGAAACTGAAGATACAACAATTGCTGATTTAGCAGTTGCTCTAAATACTGGACAAATTAAAACTGGTTCAATGTCAAGATCTGATAGAATTTCAAAATACAATAGATTAATTGAAATTGAAGCTGAATTAGGTGTTGCAGCAATTTATGATGGATTAAAATCATTTTATAACTTAAAAAAATAA
- a CDS encoding DDE-type integrase/transposase/recombinase: MKRNYRGKRQMKTNKHIQDIIREAALSRDKAAKRELLIKSGGSRSWFYDAIKKYKEIGEAFFIHKNKNNKHAQKRTHMQALEISRIFRDEYLNCNFRDFMRYLKADKRYDYQWVSYSYIYNILRSKNHCSKLAHKKTIKLLAKEEELKNRPQSLLVPSSATERAKENIHIARPRTQRRGHVVEADATFWRFSDEEIWALHGYIDEASGEVLGLYFDHQETTEGYFNALKPVLKNYGTFEVLRTDKRRTFWSEKKESSPEDSRIQFAFVAKNLGIDIQSSISPQFKPRIERLWKTIKGTITTFMEQNKVTNINEANLVLPKFVEYLNNHVVTLQKDFTTNSFKKFEGDLNIILGHKSIRVVARDLTVTYEKKKYFICNFTTPLNIPRREIMIIQCCDGNLIASLGDNYYSMIEFDNEMLYKSKVVLENEGVKPEDMPQKIKNNSVWAQSNFIFFKKKYSSWYKKHSY, encoded by the coding sequence ATGAAAAGAAATTATAGAGGTAAAAGACAAATGAAAACCAACAAACATATACAAGATATTATTAGGGAGGCTGCTTTATCCAGGGATAAAGCAGCCAAAAGAGAACTTTTGATAAAAAGTGGTGGTAGTAGATCATGGTTTTATGATGCCATTAAAAAATACAAAGAAATTGGTGAGGCCTTCTTTATCCACAAAAATAAAAACAATAAGCATGCTCAAAAGCGAACCCATATGCAAGCACTAGAGATTAGCAGGATTTTTAGGGATGAGTACTTAAACTGTAATTTTAGGGATTTTATGCGCTATTTAAAAGCAGATAAAAGATATGACTATCAGTGGGTGAGTTATTCATATATTTACAATATTTTAAGATCTAAAAATCATTGCTCAAAACTGGCACATAAAAAAACTATCAAATTGTTAGCAAAAGAAGAAGAGTTGAAAAATAGACCTCAAAGTCTACTGGTTCCCTCCTCAGCTACAGAAAGAGCAAAAGAAAATATCCATATTGCAAGGCCAAGAACCCAAAGGCGTGGTCATGTTGTTGAAGCTGATGCTACATTTTGAAGATTCAGTGATGAGGAGATTTGGGCATTGCATGGTTATATTGATGAGGCAAGTGGAGAGGTTTTAGGATTATATTTTGATCATCAAGAAACTACTGAAGGTTATTTCAATGCTTTGAAACCGGTCTTAAAAAATTATGGGACTTTTGAAGTGCTAAGAACTGACAAACGCAGAACTTTTTGGAGTGAAAAAAAAGAATCTTCGCCCGAAGATTCTCGAATTCAGTTTGCATTTGTAGCTAAAAACTTAGGTATTGACATCCAATCATCAATTTCACCACAATTCAAACCAAGGATTGAAAGGCTCTGAAAAACCATTAAAGGTACAATCACTACCTTTATGGAACAAAATAAAGTCACAAATATTAATGAGGCCAATCTAGTCTTACCAAAATTTGTTGAGTATTTAAATAATCATGTTGTAACCCTTCAAAAAGATTTTACTACAAATTCATTCAAAAAATTTGAGGGAGATCTAAATATTATTTTGGGACACAAATCAATTAGAGTGGTTGCAAGAGATCTAACTGTTACCTATGAAAAGAAAAAGTACTTTATATGCAATTTCACAACACCATTAAATATACCTAGACGAGAGATTATGATAATTCAATGTTGTGATGGTAACCTTATCGCATCACTTGGTGATAACTATTATAGTATGATTGAATTTGATAATGAAATGCTCTACAAATCAAAAGTTGTTCTTGAAAATGAAGGAGTGAAACCTGAAGATATGCCACAAAAAATTAAAAACAACTCTGTCTGAGCTCAATCAAACTTTATCTTTTTTAAGAAAAAATACTCAAGTTGATATAAAAAGCACTCCTATTAA